A window of Pseudophryne corroboree isolate aPseCor3 chromosome 3 unlocalized genomic scaffold, aPseCor3.hap2 SUPER_3_unloc_10, whole genome shotgun sequence contains these coding sequences:
- the LOC134983198 gene encoding gastrula zinc finger protein XlCGF57.1-like has translation MLSPDCDIKDNDSRQDSPGANPITPIIHPALSADPSDPGKCSPDHSDIGASVTALRVDTVFPCSIDAKCFTQNTKRITHQPAKAGERPFPCSECGKCFTYKSALVTHQRSHRGEKQFPCSECGKCFAQKSDLVSHNRSHTGERPFPCSECGIFFAQKSHLVKHRRSHTGGKPFSSSECGKCFAQKSDLINHNRSHTGENPITCSECGKCFTWKSQLVIHQRSHTGEKPFPCSECGKYFAHKSDIVKHQRSHTGAKPFSCSECGKCFTQKSHLVRHQQSHTGENPFPCCECGKCFQHKSALVIHHRSHTGEKPFPCSECGKCFAHKSNLVIHQRSHTGEKPFSCFECGKCFTQKSHLVTHQQSHTGESPFPCCECGKCFQHKSALVIHHRSHTGEKPFPCSECGKCFVRKSNLVKHQRSHTGEKPFSCSECGKCFTQKSNLVKHQRSHTGENPFPCCECGKCFAHKSSLVRHQQSHTGEKPFPCSECGKCFAQKSDLVKHQSSHTGEKPLS, from the coding sequence atgttatccccggattgtgacataaaagataatgacagtagacaggattctccaggagctaaccccattaccccaattatacatccagctttgtcagctgatccctctgatcctgggaaatgttctcctgatcactctgatattggtgcatctgttacagctctgagagtagatacagtgtttccgtgttctatagatgccaaatgttttacacagaacacaaaacgtattacccatcagccagctaaggcaggggagaggccatttccatgttctgagtgtgggaaatgttttacatacaaatcagctcttgttacacatcagagaagtcacagaggtgagaaacaatttccatgttctgagtgtgggaaatgttttgcacagaaatcagatcttgttagtcataacagaagtcacacaggtgagaggccatttccatgttctgagtgtggaattttttttgcacaaaaatcacatcttgttaaacatcggagaagtcacacaggtggaaAGCCATTTTCttcctctgagtgtgggaaatgttttgcacaaaaatcagatcttattaatcataacagaagtcacacaggtgagaatccaattacttgctctgagtgtgggaaatgttttacatggaaatcacaacttgttatacatcagagaagtcacacaggtgagaagccatttccatgttctgagtgtgggaaatattttgcacacaaatcagatattgttaaacatcagagaagtcacacaggtgcaaagccattttcttgctctgagtgtggaaaatgttttacacagaaatcacatcttgttagacatcagcaaagtcacacaggtgagaatccatttccatgctgtgagtgtgggaaatgttttcaacacaaatcagctcttgttatacatcacagaagtcacacaggtgagaagccatttccatgttctgagtgtgggaaatgttttgcacacaaatcaaatcttgttatacatcagagaagtcacacaggtgagaagccattttcttgctttgagtgtggaaaatgttttacacagaaatcacatcttgttacacatcagcaaagtcacacaggtgagagtccatttccatgctgtgagtgtgggaaatgttttcaacacaaatcagctcttgttatacatcacagaagtcacacaggtgagaagccatttccatgttctgagtgtgggaaatgttttgtacgcaaatcaaatcttgttaaacatcagagaagtcacacaggtgagaagccattttcttgctctgagtgtgggaaatgttttacacagaaatcaaatcttgttaaacatcagagaagtcacacaggtgagaatccatttccatgctgtgagtgtgggaaatgttttgcacacaaatcatctcttgttagacatcagcaaagtcacacaggtgagaagccatttccatgttctgagtgtgggaaatgttttgcacaaaaatcagatcttgttaaacatcagagtagtcacacaggtgagaagcctcttTCTtga